Genomic DNA from Sardina pilchardus chromosome 4, fSarPil1.1, whole genome shotgun sequence:
CCGCTGGAACGGATGGGACCTTAGAGTGAGAGAAGTCTGTGCACACAgcaagaagagaggaaaagaaaaaagaggagaggaaaagagaagaaaggagaggaaaagagaagaaatgataggaaaagagaagagaggagaggaaaagagaggagaggagaggagagtagagtgtATGAACAGCGGCACACCTTTGACCACCACGATGGCGGAGCACTCAGCTCGCCCGTGATCGTTCTCAGCCACACACGAGTAGGAGCCGGCGTCGTCTGGCCGTGCCCCCTGCACCGTGAGCTGAGCCTGGCCCCTCTCGAACGCCGTCTGGGCATGCTGGCACGGCTTATCTGGAACCAGAGACCAAAGGGGAGACCATATCACACTTTATCACAGCAACACAAGTGATGCTTAGGAATACATGTTGGAGTGATAAGATGCAAAGGATATGAATGTGCCTGCATTGGCAATggaagaaacaaataaaaatacattCTGAGATCTGAGTATATCAAGATGGTGAAAGAGGGCTCCAAACAGTTTAATCCCATAAATCATAGCGAGGAATATAAAGTACATGTATATGCAAATGAATCTCAACTATCATCATCAATAATGTGCTGACAGGCTATTATAGAGATAATGTTTGGACCTTGATATCCAGTGATCCTCAGCCACTATCTGCTGAAGCCAATGGCCTCTGTGAGGTCATCCAACCCAAGAAGGGCATATTCAGATCCatgtaaactttttttttgtttaggagCTCATAGAGATTTCATAATCATGCAGCTCTGCACAACGATGTCTGCTTTTCAGGCCAAGCGCTCGCCAAGTCTGGCTGGGTGTTAGATTTCACAAGGGAGCAATGCACAATATTCCTTTATATGGGTTCCTGGGGCTTGCATTTGGGCTTGACGTTGTGATAGCTCACACACTGCTGCTTCCAGCAGTAAAGAGTTTCAACAGCCCGGTGCCTCTATCCCAGACGTGCAGGGTCATGGGATCCATTCCTGTTTTCGTACAGTAGTACACATTAAAAACACTCTCGTTCCACTGCTTGTGGCCAACAGATCGCATCAGGGCCTTTTCAGACATCTGGGCTTCCTGTACACCGCAACACAAAGGTATAAAACATGTTGTGGAAACTGTGAGTAATCCTTTACCTAGAAGGACCCCTTTCTCTTGTGTTCTCTGATAGAGAATTGATAGGAGGCTGAAGAATGTTTGGAGCGCTTTCAGCTTGATATTGTCAACATGTTGCTATTATAGTCCATCGGCTGTATGAGAACCATATGACTGCATACTACACATGAGAAAGATAAGCTGGCGTTGCTCACTTTCTAAGGCATATTTAAGCACTTTGAATGTGCAGTCCTTCAACATCTAATTTGGCTTTTACTGGCTGCAGTGTTTTGTGTCAACCTAACGAGCAGACATATTTAGTGACAAAGCGTTGCTGGGAATGGACGCGTCATCTCAGAACTGCCAAGTGGAAAAGTTTTTTTCCATTTAGGTCATTATATTGGCCAATTTGTGGTCAGTAAGTAACACATTTTGTCACAGTGTTTAACAGCAAACCAGTATCTATGAGGTGCTATGTAGAGTCTGAAgtctgaaggggaaaaaaacaaagttgTGCAAATTCATCCTCTTAAATCCAAACCAAATCTTCTCGAATCTCCTATAATATGAAACCAACATCATTAATCAAACCTTCCAATTTCTCCTCAAAAAGCCAGTCACTCCATCATTCAACTTAATCTCTAAGATCCATGCTGTCATTCAAAACCAAGGGCAGGCTACTTCCTCAAACAAACACTTCAGTGAGCtgcagagaaagacaaaaaggtcAATATTTTGTTTGAGTAGcaagtgtctttgtgtctggtTTCGTAGAGAGGAAAGGCAATAGCTGACATCCAGTCCACTGCACACAGAGCTTTCTAGCTGAACCGGCCTCTGCCTCTCAGAATAGGCATATCTCAGTCATCCCTCCACCCTGTAAACTTGTTTTTGTAGTTGTCATAAAATATAGGGAGCGTTTACGAGAGCTTATTTTAGAATAGGAAGTCTACCAATGCCCCCTGCTGGCAAGGACAGCCACCACACTACAGGGCGTCTTGGGAGACAGCTCTTGAGGCAAGGAAGGGGCAGGATTAGAGGCAGAACATTGCCTCCAAGAACTCAATCAGAGATCAGAGCAAATCAAAGTTTTAATCTTAGGTGGCGAACCTGGGGTGCTTTTAAGGTAAATGTAAGGGACAGTAATTATACAAAAACGCCTGTACTGCCCCCACCATAAATGACCCCTTCTACCCTACGtccagaggagaaaaaaagcctAGGTGGTGAGTagtacacacatgctctcatacACACCGCCTGTCGctctcctctgtcacacacaacactccccctcactcatTCAGCCTCTCACCGTCCAGCAGCCAGGTGACCGTGGGCACGGGTCTCCCCTCCACGGAGCACAGCAGGGTGAAGTCCTGACCGGCGGTCACAGAGCTGCCCTTTAGCAGGCTGCTGAACACGGGCGCTTTGCCCTCTGGACGTTGACCTGTGGACACCACAACACTGCTCTGAACACACTCTCGCCTGGACATCAGCGGTGACTTCAGTGTGTCGTTATGGTCTGAGTGGTCACTACCTGGTCCTGGCAGAGTGAAATAACAATGCAAAACAATGCACACCGACTGTCTTGGAGTCATTGGATCTGCAGTGAGGCTAATTGGCCAGCAGATGGCCCAGTTTCGTCAGGCTTAGTGTGGATACAGATGATGTAGACTGCCAAAAGCATGTTATCTCATGGGCAACCTACTGTACGATTACGGTGAGAACACGATAACATGGAGTGAGCATTAGCTCACTGGAGTGCTTACAACTAGAGCTTGGTATGTTGATGTTGaaataaagcaacaaaaaaTGATGCATTACTCAGTGTCTTGGGTGTAAAAATAGCTGTTTTTCTGCGATGCCAGAGATTAGATGCTTCAGGGCTCAGAGACGACATACACCATGACCTGGCCAGGCTGATTATAAAAATACATGTTGATTATCCTTGTACTGAAatattgagcacacacacacatacacacacatacacacacacacacacacacacacacacacacacacatgtgcagcgtacacacacatgggcacatcGCTATTAGCTGTGTCCAGATTAATGGGCAGCGTCACTGAGACAGGGGGGTTCTCACTCTTCACGTGGAGCGTCCAGGTGGCGGTCACCTTCCCGCGGCCGTTGGTGGCGGTGCAGCCGTACTGGCCGGCGTCGCTCCTCTGCGCCCGGTCGACGCAGAGCAGGTGCACGTCCCCCTCCTGCTGCAGGCTGAGTCCGGCCCGAGGCCTGGCGGGGTGGCCATCCTTCAGCCAGCTCACAGTGGGCAGTGGGGAGCCAGACACTGCCAAAGACCACAGTGAGCTCATTAAGGGCTTATGGTAAAAGTCATTAAGGGGGGGCAGTGGACCAAAATAGTCAAAGTTAAGTATGCGACACCCACACTAATGAGGTACAAAACATCTTAGACAAACATTAGGCACCGCTAGCCTGTCTAAAAATCCTTTTAGAGATGGGTTATGTAATGGGACAACAAATTGTGGGCCTATAATAAAGTTTGGTAGGCTGGGagttggatttcgccctgcagctcagtctggacacctgcacatctatctctcctgcttcctgtccacgtttgcagGGTCCAACCACAAGCTGGTttatccaccaggtgcacccggaatgctggtctgattggttgaagtacaatccaagcgtacagagtcatttgaactatgcccattgatcacgcctcttgtgcagttgaaataaagtgcagactccccagacaaatgttcaatcttaaaagagaTGATAGCCAAACTAAAAGTTTGGCACACTTTTAGAATATGTAGGTTTCTTTACAAATACAATAGGTTTACCTTGCTAGCAAAAATATACTACATATCTAACTTAGTACTGTTCTAAGAGAACACATAGCCACACCAAGAATGGATGCAtttagcatatacagtatgtctgaagtCCAGTTAAGCAGTCCAggcagctgttatgaatgtatCAGAATCAATCAGGGTCTTAAAACGTTAACTTACAAAGACACATTCACCAGCTGATTCTAGTTACCTTGGCACTTGAACAGGACTTTGGTACCCTCCAGGGCATCTTGGCTCTGAGGCTGGAGCTCAAATCTGGGAGCCGCTCCCACCGGTGAGTCTGCTGCCCGGGTCTCTCTGCCCAGCCTGAGGACCTCTCGACTGGACTCCGAGGGGGACGAGGCCCCAGACGCTCGGCCAGCGCTGGAGAGCTCCCCTGCACCCCTCCCCACCATCCCCAGCTCTCTGGACGCCTGTGCGCCCGCCCCGACCCCCACTGGCTGCTGGGGCCTGACGGAGCcggagctggaggtggaggtggagctggggctggacaTAGGGCTGGCCGTGGAGGCCTTCAGCCGAGACTCTGCCCTCCTGGTGCTCTCTTCTCTGGACTCtgcgtgtgttgttgttgttgttgttgttgttgttgttgctgctttaGGGGACGTGGCTGTGTTTCTCCGGCTCTCCGTCCTTGTCTCCTTGACCTCTTTGGTGACTGTGACAGTACTAGTGACCTTGCGCTCCGACACCTCTGGCTGAGCTCTGCTGGACTGCTGGTCACTCGGTAGAAGGCCATTGCTGGTGCGGCTGCCCGATGGGGTCTCGGCCACCTTTGGGGCCGGGCTGACTTCAGGAGCCGGCCGAGTTCTGCACGAGTGGAAACAATTCAGGAGGGCTGTTATGCTACCAGCTCAGTGTATATTCACAAAACATTCCACCATGTTTTCTCAAGGCCTACCTAAGGTATGTATTGGCTGTATCACATAAACGGACTTACGTGCTTGACTCTGTACCTGAACCTGTAATGAAAAACAAACCCATTTTACAAAGGTATGCCTAGCATGCGAGATAAGAGGTTCTACTCCACTGCGCTCACATTGGAAGGCAAGACATAAACGCTAGGGTTGGGGAGGGTGCGAGGGCTCATATTTTATTATCCTTAGATCAACTGTGTTTGGTTCAGGGCAGGATTGAGCGAATGATAAAGAGCTTAGCTGTCAGCTCCGAGGCAGCTCATGTAACAGTGCGTTCTCTACCTTGAACGTTCAGTTCGGCCGAAGCCATGGCCTTGCCGGCGCTGTTGGAGACGGAGCAGGTGTACGTCCCCGCGTCCTCTGCGCAGGCGTCGCGGATCTCCAGGAAGTGGATTCCGGACCTCTCGAACATGCCGTAGCGGCCGGAGGCCTGGAGCTCCTCATCTCCCTGTGGGGGAGCAGAGACAGTGAGACACGGATGCAGGGGGATGCACTCTCTCTTTAACCCTAACCCCTGACCCTAATTCCAACCTTAACCCCtaaccctgtctgtctgtctgtctgtctgtctgtctatctatttccTCCCCCTTGACAGTTCCTCacccctctctgtttttcttgctctcttttactgtctctctctctctctctctctctctatctctctctctctctctatctctcttgctctctcaccttGAGCCACACCACCTGTGGTTGGGGACGCCCGGTGATCTTGGCCGAGAACTTGCCCGTCTGTCCCACCCGCAGGAACAGGCGTGAGGGCTTGGTCACAAACTTGGGGGGGCTTTCCCCCCAGATGCTGGGCCGGCTCTCCACGGCAGGGACACCGAAACGACCCCTGGGATCATGGGAAAGAATTCGGTCAGACGTCCCAGCGTCCCAGTCTCTCGTCCCCCCGGCGTGTTTTAATAGCCACTAACTACCCTTTTCATAACAGACAAACACTACGAGACTGCAGCGTGTGGTTAACAACTTAGCCTTCGGTATGCAGTTTATACAACAATGAGGAAATAAAAACAAGAACGCATAACAAGCAAAATGATGAGGAAAATTAGCTATCAAAACTCTGCATGAATCATTGAGAACCCTCTGTTTTCCCATTACGACTGACATTCAAATAGACCAAAGCTGGCTTTTAGGAAGATGTCCCAGAATGCTTACCCTGTTGTTCTACTGCTTGCCGGAAGGCCATATTTCTTTGCTGCGTTACCTGAGGTATAATAGAAAACACCTTTATTCCAGCACTGACATGTTTTCGTGATTACTTCAGTAGTTTTTACCCCAACCATGGTTCATAACCAAATGTCTGTGTGGCTACTTGTTGTGGGATGTATGCTGTGCACCATATGCTTCTGTTTATGTTTAGTAAGTTTGAGGTGCTTAAGTAGCTGTTTACGGCCTCGTAAATCGGCGCAGATGTTAGCTATACGTGGATGTTTACCATGAGTTCTCAAGGTAAACACCATGCCAGGCTTCTGTCATGCTTAATGTAATGCAACTATCCAGAGCGTCCTCGGTGCACACGGTAAGGTGAAGCTGTGGCACCCTGCGTGCTCAGGAATGGCAAACCTACAGGGAGGCCCAATTCCTGATGCCGCTAACAGGAAGGATAGTTTTTTCCCACCCGTCCTCAAATGTGGGCAGTGGAAATGTTGGCTTTCCAACTATGCCCTTGGTTGCCGTAATGAGTTCCGTGTGAAAGTCAGTAAAAGTCTTTTCAAAAGCTGCTGTCGTGCAAATGCCAAACTTCAAATGAGGACAAGTTATTAAACTCCCCATTCGATGACAACGACAAACCCACAGTCAAAAATGCATAGCAATAATCTCATTAAAGGCTATGAACTTGAGCAAACCTCACACGATTTGCATGACTCTACATAAGTTGCGAGCTTCCCCAGTTTGATCCTCACTGACTTTAACTGTGCTGTTAGAGGCTATTTAAACCCTTCCTGTGGCTTTTTTAAAAGAGGTCGGCCCAATCCTCTCATCTGGAGGCCTCATGTTTGAAACTAGGACAGCTCTTCTCGTCCATGTGGGTCCGGTCCGGTGCGATTAACCATCTGGACTGCCCCAGGTCATGTAACGGTGGCGACGGGTTACCTTCCACGATGATCTCGACGGTCACCTGGCGGCTGCCGGCGCTGTTCGCAGCCTCGCACGTGTAGCGTCCGGCGTCGTCCTCCTGGACGTTCTGCACCACCAGGCTGAAGGTGCCGCGGCTGCTCTGCTCCATGGAGAGGCGCTCGCCCGCCACTACAGCCTGCCCATTCCTGTACCAGCACACCTGAGGCTCGGGGTTCCctcgcacctacacacacaggtgcacacacacacacacacacacacacacacacacacacacacacaaacacacacacacacagacattttattTGACTCATTTTGTATCTCCTCATGTGCGTGATCACATACACCACATACACAAATCCAGATGTGTATGAACAACACCTCACCAACACCTCAACTccacacaggtgtacacacacaaacaagtcctGGCAGCATAATCATGTGTTTGGACATCTTTAGACACATTCAGAAATatattcttac
This window encodes:
- the LOC134077986 gene encoding myosin light chain kinase, smooth muscle-like, whose amino-acid sequence is MGDVQLVTTTRISKTSMSLGRSSPSSDPPAFTLPPRNARVSPGGTARLDGKVRGNPEPQVCWYRNGQAVVAGERLSMEQSSRGTFSLVVQNVQEDDAGRYTCEAANSAGSRQVTVEIIVEGNAAKKYGLPASSRTTGGRFGVPAVESRPSIWGESPPKFVTKPSRLFLRVGQTGKFSAKITGRPQPQVVWLKGDEELQASGRYGMFERSGIHFLEIRDACAEDAGTYTCSVSNSAGKAMASAELNVQGSGTESSTTRPAPEVSPAPKVAETPSGSRTSNGLLPSDQQSSRAQPEVSERKVTSTVTVTKEVKETRTESRRNTATSPKAATTTTTTTTTTHAESREESTRRAESRLKASTASPMSSPSSTSTSSSGSVRPQQPVGVGAGAQASRELGMVGRGAGELSSAGRASGASSPSESSREVLRLGRETRAADSPVGAAPRFELQPQSQDALEGTKVLFKCQVSGSPLPTVSWLKDGHPARPRAGLSLQQEGDVHLLCVDRAQRSDAGQYGCTATNGRGKVTATWTLHVKSQRPEGKAPVFSSLLKGSSVTAGQDFTLLCSVEGRPVPTVTWLLDDKPCQHAQTAFERGQAQLTVQGARPDDAGSYSCVAENDHGRAECSAIVVVKDFSHSKVPSVPAVRNSVLPRQVVVF